In a single window of the Mesorhizobium shangrilense genome:
- a CDS encoding NUDIX hydrolase: protein MAFDIPRGVIVPVTAVEVKLQPDPHPFELQHRQEIADNWRRISAQNPALFDGRVVLLSELSYRGGKVVGKCHEIGFSTFMFWRDHDRSGAAEHAYAHAALVSSDNQLIAIRMGAQTANAGMVYFAAGSFEPVDFPGGMVDVDANMIREVREETGLDISRLRRDPAYHLYSLESGSVIVRRYYLDEPADVIARRIEAFVASEVEPEIDGPVLICSAENLPDGVKPHMAEIVRWHFRQDD from the coding sequence GTGGCTTTCGATATCCCGCGCGGCGTCATCGTTCCGGTCACGGCGGTCGAGGTGAAGCTGCAGCCCGATCCGCATCCCTTCGAGCTCCAGCATCGCCAGGAGATCGCCGACAACTGGCGGCGCATCTCCGCACAGAATCCAGCCCTATTCGACGGCCGGGTGGTGCTGTTGTCGGAACTCTCCTATCGCGGCGGGAAGGTGGTCGGTAAATGCCACGAGATCGGCTTTTCGACCTTCATGTTCTGGCGCGACCATGACCGCAGCGGCGCCGCCGAACACGCCTATGCGCACGCCGCCCTGGTTTCCAGCGACAACCAGCTCATCGCCATCCGGATGGGGGCTCAGACGGCCAACGCCGGCATGGTCTACTTCGCAGCCGGCTCGTTCGAGCCCGTAGATTTCCCCGGCGGCATGGTCGATGTCGACGCCAACATGATCCGTGAGGTGAGGGAGGAAACCGGGCTGGACATTTCCCGCCTGAGGCGAGATCCGGCCTACCACCTCTATTCGCTCGAAAGCGGTAGCGTCATCGTGCGGCGCTACTACCTCGATGAACCGGCGGACGTCATTGCCCGCCGTATCGAAGCGTTCGTGGCGTCGGAAGTCGAGCCCGAGATCGACGGCCCGGTGCTGATCTGCTCGGCCGAAAACCTGCCCGACGGCGTCAAGCCGCACATGGCGGAAATCGTCCGCTGGCATTTCCGGCAGGAC